Part of the Oryzias melastigma strain HK-1 linkage group LG11, ASM292280v2, whole genome shotgun sequence genome, aCAGATTCTTGGAAAGACAAACTACCTGGCAGGCTACACCGATTATGCCCCTTTTAAAGGCATCCTGAAGGCCACAGACAGCTCCTGGCTGAACATCACAGAGTCTCCGTCCAACATCACCTCTGAAGTGTTGATGTCTCAGGAGAACAGGATGTAAGTCAAAGCAGAACATTTCAGTCTAACATCTGCAAAAGTAAGCTCTCTGACgaggagggaaaaaacaaaaacttgagcTCCTTCTTGAGAGATCTGGTCTCtgaaatttcaaataaaaaaaacaaactaatttttTGAAACTCCTGGATTGTTAGAAAATGTGACATCTACTgaaaattgggggaaaaaagctgagaaatgaaatcaaagataaaaagaataaaaattgcaaaacaaaCTTAAAGCTGTGAGTGAAAGAAGCAAATAACTATAGACTCTTAACATGTgacataaataattattttacaggATAAAATACaagtaatattttttactttttaagagtTTTCATCTGAAAATATGATGGGATTGGGAGTTCAAACAAGCTTGAGCCTTTAAGTTAAGAAACCAATTCATCTGAGGTAAATTTTCCTCaataaatcttgttttgtttgtcagaaAATGAGAATTAGGTTCATTTTATGCAACTGTGTTgaatttatgctgttttggggTCTTAAATGGTCAGATCTGGCAACCTTCAGATATACCATTAAAACTGTTTGCTTGCTTTCAaatgagaatattttgattttcaatCACTATTGCTCACATTCTTAGTATTTCTgaactgatttttgttttttttttatgtgatgaTCCGAACAGTAATGGAACCTGTGTGGGGTCGACGGTGAAGATGACCCTGGAAGGACTCCGGGCAAGAGTGGCGTGTAAGTTTCCAGACCTGACCTGGCTCCTGTCAGTATGAAACCGTTCTTAACAACACAATTTGGTGCTTTTGGAATTGCatctaaagagaaaataattttctgccgacttttaaacctttttagcTACATAACGACTGGATTTGTAGAAACTGTTAAGACCAAAGAACGGATGGTCTTTAATTAAAGTGCAGCAAAGATAAAGTTTCATCTCATTTTGTCAAACCTGTATGACATTTATAATATTGTAAATCATACCAACTCATTTTATAACTGatataatcatatattttatttatacataaaatatatgattatatCAGTTATAGAGtagtattatttattcattattatataagttcttaaaaaagtattattgCACATAAACTCTAAATGTATGcatgtatataaatatgttaTATGACTTCCACACTGCacccaatcagaatcgagtattcacacGTACCTTGGTATAAAGCGAAGTGCAATATAAATGATGTGAACAATGAtgtgttgattaaaataaatttaaatttgtttgttttttttgtatattttttgtctctAGTTACAGAAATGGACGCAACGCTGTCTGTGCTACCGAGCTGCGACGGCTGCTTCGTCTTTTACATCAACTATACAGCCAATGATGTGAAAAAGCTCCTCGAACACATCAACGTTAGCGACAAAGATCTGGCGGATCAGGCTCAGGGTCGCAGTCTGTATCTTATGGGTAGGAAACAGCAAatgaaagagcaaaaaaaggcTCATTTTTGCCTCCACAACTTTCACAATCTTTTCATCTCCAGGCAAACAGTTGACGCTCAGCCCCTCAGACTTGGAGCATTTCAGGAAGCAAGCCAGTTGTCTCGGCTTCTTAGGAGAACCAGATTTCCTCTTCAATCCAGAAAAAAGtactttgcttttaaaatcagcttttccaaattttactagaaaatctttaacgtatttgtgtgtctctgcaggtttttgtcgAGAAGGGGAAGGAATCCGATTACCTTACTCCCAATAAATTCAACTGTTAAATGTGATCTCTCTctgatcaaaataaatataaaaaaaaaaatctaatgagTGCCAATTACTGTTTCTGGacataaaaaactttatcaCAGCACATCCCTCAAAGAAAACCAGAAATTTccatttttgggggaaaatataAGATGAATATTTGAGATATTTATCATTGATAATTTGTTGGGTGATTTGTCTAGTTTATgatcacaaaaatgttaattttaaaaatattgacatgagtgtTACCCATaatttcaaatttgatccacacattttaacGTGGTTTAACCGTATAATAAAGTATTCATTATCCActaattttgcattattttaatacagaaaatgggcactttaaaaatgaataacaatgaGTTATTCTTACcgtaaagtttagaaaatgtgctaaacttttcccgccaaaagtgtgcaagatttcatggaggcagccattttgaaacgcCCCTCTGCCAGtagttcaggggtgtcaaactcaatcgcacaaggggctgaaatccaaaacaggaacaggataaaccttgattgaacactccaaaacaaaaatgttagaaCTTTataaccttaactttttaacataattatgaacttgaTTTATAgcatgatgctagtgtgaatgctacaagctgaatttggccgctgaagatgctaaagctaatagctaaaaacactgtagCTAATAgctaggtgaaatattagctaaatgccaaattagcctaaaaaaacttatattagccaaaacagctagcatgtagctgaagaaaatagctaaacttcaaaatatcctaaaaagaacagaaaaaagcctaaattagccaaaacagctagcatgtaaatattagcctaacgcCAAAACGgattaaaaaaacgaaaaaaaaaaggctaaattagcccaaacagctagcacgtagctgaaatattagctaaactccaaaatagcctaaaaaatcgtgtaagtaaatgccaaaataatccaaaaagctagcaggatgctaattttttaactttttagcataattatgaataatacaaatgCAGGAACAAAACTATATTTCGCCAAAATTAGTTAGAATTGAGCGCAAGATAACTTCAgggcattaaaaacaataaaataaaattacccgtagggccagatccggcccccggacctagagtttgacacatgtgcccaatagtggaatgatgatgaactaccgAGCAAAAAACATGGACCAAAGTATATTTAGTTGGATCAGATTGGATTAATACCAATTCACACGATGGAGACTTGAAGCTGatttggaaaaatacaaaaataaaagactaatttgtatttttgtgaacatttttagaaaattaattatTGCACAATGAAGCTAAATAGAATCATTAATTGATCCAAATTTtaaggtcaaaataaaaaaataaaaaaaacatgcaccaaacaaagcagcaaaaatataaatttttccAGCAAGCTTTTTGGACAGACCACGCTCTTTTGGTGATATATTTCCATCTGTGTATGTTTAATTATACATCTACTACCAAATGGCCTTATGCGTCATTCCATCCTACAAACTAAGTCTGcctccaaacacaaacaaaactccTGATCAATGTTTAACCAACTGTTTATTGGTATTAAAAGGCAGTAACGTTCCACAGAAAGACCAGAGCAAACAAGAGTGGAAGTTCTCCTCTTTCAAGGACTGTCTGCCATCCAGAGTCCAAAAGTTAAGCCTCTTCACCTCTCCATGGCTTTTATGGCTAAGAACTCCAGTTCCTCCACTCTGCACAGCCGATAAACATGAACActgtaaatattcaaaaacattgATGTTTTGGTCTGAGGGGGACACCTAAAGATCAGGAACGGGAATATAATCTACCTAGCCACGTCAGCAAGAGTTATTTATATGCAGCCCTGGCAAGGACCAGaatattttgtaaagttttttctctctcaatgcccttttgagcaaaaatttgaAGGACTTATATTGTCAAATTAGTGGACAAATGATGAGACGAGATTGGAAGTCAGTGCAtgtgagagaagaaacaggaacAATATGAAACAATTTACGATATTTTATACAACACAATATTCTACTAATACTTACAACAATATAAGTGTGTAAATGCTGAGTAGCGTTAAGGATattatttcttatatttttgttattttggtatattttggtgtttttacaatGTTGCACAATTagtgtgattttttaaaaatttgaccaTTTCTGCCatttatgaaaatttaaaacaatcaaCAAACATGTACAAGAAATTCACGCTTGCACTTTTGGCATTGTTAATTTTTACGCAAATTTTTCAAAGTATACCCAATTTTATGCAATGTTTGcgatttaaatttttttttaatgtttttacaaagtttATAAAACTTCCTGCGGTCTTTGAAACATATGGCTATCAAGACATTCAGCATACTAAGGGCATTAATACTACTGAGGTTTTCATGGATAATTAAGTTTAGCAAagattttagcaaaatgttttgattaatttagcatctattgGGGTGTTTGGggggctatttttgagtttagctaatattttagNNNNNNNNNNNNNNNNNNNNNNNNNNNNNNNNNNNNNNNNNNNNNNNNNNNNNNNNNNNNNNNNNNNNNNNNtgctagcttttttttttattttttattaatttggcatctactgttagctcaaaaaaactcagtagatgccaaattagccagaaaatctagcatgttgttaaaatactagcttataCTAGCCAGaattgactttgttttgttggaactggcggtaaggcattttctattggtgacgtcacaggtgctttgtccatctctatatactgtcaatgcaaaaaacttttgttgccaaggaaatccaaaggTTTACTTTTGACAATTCTTCTAAAAAGTACATAGACTAGTTTGTCATCCCCAggtgagtaaaaaataaaatggttgctatggagttAACACCAAtggaaaagccgccattttgaaaaatgtgtttattaataaaTTTCTCATGTGGAGCTCTGAGTAGACTTGCAGAGGGAAATGGAAAGTAACGTCATGTGTgaggattattattttttatttttttttgtaattttaggatttttctgcaagttttaGGAGTCCTTTGTTCCAAATTGATAGTTTTTGCAGCTCTTTGCAACAATGCAACCTAAAGTAGTTCAGACTGTTTGCTTCAGAAAAACCCCAATCGATGCATTTCAGTCAATCACTTCTCTTTAAATAGTCTCCAGGTAGTGACACATTGATCTGGTGGACGATGGAAAATCCTGTTTGCAATACATTAAGAATTAAGGTATAAATGTATAACACTGCATCAGTCTAAATGTGAAGTAAAATATGATGGCTGAtgcatttttacaaaagtattttggcttaaatcacatgtgtcaaagtcaaggcccgggggccggatccggccctcctggttattctatccggccctccttttgttattaatggcccgatgttatcttgctcttatttctaacttgtataatttggacaaaatatatttttatggagagtaaaatagtgaaagttatttaaggtttaagttgatttatcctggaataatattcctgcattttttttattcatgattatgataaaaaatttacggttttaatgttttaaaacatttgcatcatgctaggtttttggactattttggcatttactaagatttttttaggctattttagctaatatttagctacatgctagctgttttggctaatttaaacttttttcagtattctttttgtacattttaaatgttagct contains:
- the LOC112162528 gene encoding uncharacterized protein LOC112162528, translating into MMMMMRLWLSCHLLFAGISLNVFAATPEECELLVTPVSLADPSVILGKTNYLAGYTDYAPFKGILKATDSSWLNITESPSNITSEVLMSQENRINGTCVGSTVKMTLEGLRARVAFTEMDATLSVLPSCDGCFVFYINYTANDVKKLLEHINVSDKDLADQAQGRSLYLMGKQLTLSPSDLEHFRKQASCLGFLGEPDFLFNPEKSFCREGEGIRLPYSQ